The Alteromonas stellipolaris genome includes a region encoding these proteins:
- a CDS encoding HlyD family secretion protein: MTPDQKFSRYVRLSLVGFVLIFIYYLIADTFMPVTPQARIYHPVVQVAPQLSGEVTQVFVSNNQTVKAGDVLFQIDRGPYDIALTQAKLALDDAKLQNKRLDTNIKSLEAQIKAASAKLHEQKLLQQRSTALYKQRAISEQELEAMRANYEASVANKSALEAQLSEALLARGDSGENNLTVRHAANQLAEAKLNLSYTQVRARNDGVVSNMQLREGAYAVKGNPLLAIVTSETDLVADFREKSLTHMAESSVAKVVFDSLPGEVFDAHIDSFEAGVSDGQLSANGTLSVTETSNRWVRDAQRQRVHIVLQDNEALVEGMPSGARATVQLLPESTLGQWFGTLQINAISWLHYIY, from the coding sequence ATGACGCCTGATCAGAAATTTTCTCGCTACGTAAGGTTATCCTTAGTCGGCTTTGTGTTGATATTTATTTACTACCTCATTGCTGACACCTTTATGCCAGTTACGCCCCAAGCGCGAATTTATCATCCTGTTGTACAAGTAGCGCCTCAATTAAGTGGCGAAGTCACACAGGTTTTTGTTAGCAACAATCAAACGGTAAAAGCTGGCGACGTGCTATTTCAAATTGATAGAGGGCCTTACGACATAGCGCTAACGCAAGCAAAGTTAGCGTTAGATGATGCCAAATTACAAAACAAACGACTTGATACCAATATTAAATCGCTAGAGGCTCAAATTAAGGCTGCTAGTGCCAAGCTGCACGAGCAAAAGTTACTTCAACAACGCAGCACCGCGTTATATAAGCAACGCGCGATTTCAGAGCAAGAACTTGAGGCTATGCGGGCTAACTATGAAGCGAGTGTTGCCAATAAATCGGCCCTTGAAGCGCAGTTATCTGAAGCCTTATTGGCAAGAGGTGATTCGGGTGAAAATAACCTCACTGTTCGCCATGCCGCAAACCAGCTTGCCGAAGCCAAACTAAATTTATCATATACCCAAGTGCGTGCGCGAAATGATGGTGTTGTGTCTAACATGCAGCTACGTGAAGGGGCCTATGCAGTAAAGGGTAATCCGCTACTTGCTATAGTTACCAGCGAGACCGATTTGGTAGCCGATTTTAGAGAAAAGTCGTTAACGCACATGGCCGAAAGCAGTGTTGCTAAAGTGGTGTTCGATAGCTTACCTGGTGAAGTATTTGATGCGCATATTGATTCGTTTGAGGCCGGGGTTAGCGATGGCCAGTTAAGTGCAAATGGTACGTTAAGCGTTACCGAAACAAGTAATCGATGGGTGCGAGATGCTCAGCGTCAACGGGTTCATATTGTCCTGCAAGACAACGAAGCCTTAGTAGAAGGTATGCCAAGTGGTGCCCGTGCCACAGTTCAATTGTTACCTGAATCAACATTAGGCCAGTGGTTTGGTACGTTGCAAATTAACGCCATTAGTTGGCTGCATTACATTTACTAG
- a CDS encoding TonB-dependent receptor plug domain-containing protein: MQQAKFNASAFKLSLIAGAIAAIPFSTSPFAQEQQSIDEQDVEQIQIVGSRRVGRTVNDSPVPIDIIDASSIEATGLTETNMILNSLLPSFNFPQPSVTDGTDHVRPAQLRGLAPDHTLVLVNGKRRHTSALLNLNGSVGRGSSAVDLNAIPANAIKRIEVLRDGAAAQYGSDAIAGVINIVLKDASEGGEVSATYGANVTTMDGVPNLEGVSADADGNLAFNTGSDRELTDGQTFTLRGNMGFEWGDDGFVNVSAEYRDRGESNRSDFDTRENYARDADGNLDEREFTVNRYNHVYGNGEVEDYALFVNAGKAINDSIEFYGTAGFSSRDSIGGGFYRRASDSRNITSIYPDGFLPSIQTDIQDMSVLGGIKGYGDVWNYDLSLTHGGNALEYSVVNSLNTSLGPTSQTSFNAGELEYNTTIINADASRLVDTGYFYSEMNFAMGAEYRHESYEITAGEENSYIQGTFGPGGVVTDPVDGPFGSAGSQVFPGFTPESAGENTRHNYSFYVDVEADVLENWNVAVAGRYEDYSDFGSTFNWKMSHRVTITDALALRASVSTGFRAPSLQQQHFTSIATVFVDGEPTETGTFAASSDVAQALGSPGLDAEESDNYSAGFTYSPTANFNLTVDFYRIDIDDRIVLSNNLSGDAIEALLEGTGANQARFFLNAINSRTEGVDIVSTYTLNTADFGAFNFNAGINFNDNEVTDILEAPEVLQGAGFDQSNLFDDVELRRFETSSPDSKVNLGVTWSYDRYNATLRTTRYGEVEDPSSIEARNEIIPSEWITDLDVRVALTDNLAVSVGANNIFDVYPEATRDLVDDVTTFSMIFPYSGFSPYGFTGRYVYGKVTYSF; encoded by the coding sequence ATGCAACAGGCAAAATTTAACGCTTCTGCTTTTAAGCTTTCCTTAATCGCTGGCGCAATCGCTGCTATTCCTTTTTCGACTTCACCCTTCGCTCAAGAACAACAGAGCATTGACGAACAAGATGTTGAACAGATTCAAATTGTTGGTTCGCGCCGTGTAGGCCGCACTGTTAATGACTCTCCGGTTCCTATCGATATTATCGATGCGTCTTCTATTGAAGCCACTGGTTTAACCGAAACCAACATGATCCTCAATTCGTTGTTGCCAAGCTTCAACTTCCCGCAGCCTTCTGTTACTGATGGAACAGACCATGTTCGCCCCGCTCAGCTTCGTGGCTTAGCGCCAGATCACACACTGGTATTAGTGAATGGCAAGCGCCGCCATACTTCAGCACTCCTTAACCTAAACGGTTCTGTGGGCCGCGGCTCTTCTGCTGTGGATTTAAATGCTATACCCGCTAATGCGATTAAGCGCATTGAAGTATTGCGCGATGGTGCAGCGGCTCAATACGGTTCAGACGCCATTGCTGGTGTTATCAATATTGTATTGAAAGACGCTAGCGAAGGCGGTGAAGTATCAGCCACTTACGGTGCAAACGTAACTACTATGGACGGCGTGCCTAACCTTGAAGGCGTTAGTGCAGATGCTGATGGCAACCTTGCATTCAATACAGGTTCAGATCGTGAACTGACCGACGGTCAAACTTTTACTCTTCGCGGAAATATGGGTTTTGAGTGGGGCGACGATGGTTTTGTTAATGTTTCAGCTGAATACCGCGACCGTGGTGAGTCGAACCGTTCAGACTTCGATACTCGCGAAAATTATGCTCGTGATGCCGATGGTAATTTAGATGAGAGAGAATTCACGGTTAACCGCTACAACCACGTATACGGTAATGGCGAAGTAGAAGATTACGCCCTGTTCGTAAACGCGGGCAAAGCCATTAACGACAGCATCGAATTTTACGGTACTGCGGGCTTTAGTTCACGTGATTCTATTGGCGGCGGTTTTTACCGCAGAGCATCAGATAGCCGTAACATCACTTCTATCTACCCTGACGGCTTCTTGCCATCTATTCAAACCGATATTCAAGATATGTCGGTACTTGGCGGCATTAAGGGTTACGGCGATGTGTGGAACTACGATTTGTCACTTACCCACGGTGGCAATGCTTTAGAGTACAGCGTAGTGAATAGCTTGAATACCTCTCTTGGTCCAACAAGCCAAACAAGCTTTAACGCGGGTGAGCTGGAGTACAACACTACCATTATTAACGCTGATGCATCGCGTTTGGTGGATACAGGCTATTTCTATAGTGAAATGAATTTCGCTATGGGCGCAGAATACCGCCACGAAAGCTATGAGATTACCGCTGGTGAAGAAAACTCTTACATCCAAGGTACGTTTGGCCCAGGTGGCGTAGTTACCGACCCTGTTGATGGCCCTTTTGGCTCAGCTGGCTCACAAGTTTTCCCTGGCTTCACGCCAGAGTCAGCAGGTGAAAACACTCGTCACAACTATAGCTTTTATGTAGATGTAGAAGCCGATGTACTAGAAAACTGGAATGTGGCAGTAGCTGGTCGTTATGAAGACTATTCAGATTTTGGCAGTACCTTTAACTGGAAAATGTCACACCGGGTAACCATTACTGATGCCTTGGCTCTTCGCGCCTCTGTATCGACTGGCTTTAGAGCACCGTCGTTGCAACAGCAGCACTTTACTTCTATTGCCACAGTATTTGTGGATGGCGAGCCAACTGAAACGGGTACGTTTGCCGCTTCAAGTGATGTTGCACAGGCATTGGGTAGCCCAGGTCTTGATGCTGAAGAATCAGATAACTACAGCGCTGGTTTCACTTACTCGCCTACTGCCAATTTCAACCTAACCGTAGATTTCTACCGTATTGATATTGACGATCGTATTGTGTTGTCGAACAACCTATCGGGTGATGCTATTGAAGCGTTGCTTGAAGGCACTGGTGCTAACCAAGCTCGCTTCTTCTTAAACGCGATTAATTCTCGCACGGAAGGAGTAGATATTGTTTCTACTTACACGTTAAATACGGCTGATTTTGGTGCGTTTAACTTCAATGCAGGAATTAACTTCAACGACAACGAAGTAACCGATATTCTTGAAGCGCCAGAAGTGCTCCAAGGCGCAGGCTTCGATCAAAGTAACTTGTTTGACGATGTAGAACTGCGTCGTTTCGAGACTAGCTCGCCAGATAGCAAAGTGAACCTTGGTGTAACTTGGTCTTATGACCGTTATAACGCTACTTTGCGCACTACTCGCTATGGCGAGGTGGAAGACCCATCTTCAATTGAAGCACGTAACGAAATTATACCTTCTGAGTGGATCACAGATTTAGATGTACGCGTAGCCCTTACCGACAACTTGGCGGTGTCGGTTGGTGCGAATAACATCTTTGATGTATACCCAGAAGCTACACGCGATTTAGTTGATGACGTAACTACCTTCTCGATGATTTTCCCATACTCAGGCTTCTCGCCCTATGGATTCACGGGCCGTTATGTTTACGGAAAAGTGACTTATAGCTTTTAA
- a CDS encoding DUF2955 domain-containing protein — translation MSTTVSQGPQLDANGLRQALRIAGGCTLGFAISNLMNWPYGIFFTVYPMLLLGLVPVISKPVIKQFVASAGFSAFIVLVLQGLFSHIPVVMTLIVFLCFCILFYQMSSGGGFLFGALGAVGLSIQLHFSSYVTGVDTVYPLIVSNGAATLLSIVIAVLMHGIFPDVAPRIPRVPPPKAKESIRHEVLLCASVATLSFVVFQALDLQDSISAQASSVLILFSLCWKAASLAGWQRAIGTLIGCNLALLAQLFLYNHSDFLLFPVLVLWILAFIFSRYHILGGGMPGIGFGVLTTFGILFGNSLTPNQDLVYSALYRFSSVAVAIALSLSAVYVMHHILNRFSVTRHHTYE, via the coding sequence ATGTCGACAACAGTTAGCCAAGGGCCGCAGTTAGATGCCAACGGTCTGCGCCAAGCATTACGTATAGCGGGTGGCTGTACCCTTGGCTTTGCCATCAGTAACTTGATGAACTGGCCTTATGGTATTTTCTTTACGGTTTATCCCATGTTGTTGCTGGGGTTAGTACCTGTTATTAGCAAGCCAGTGATAAAGCAGTTCGTCGCCAGCGCGGGGTTTAGCGCCTTTATTGTATTGGTATTGCAAGGGCTGTTTTCCCACATTCCAGTGGTGATGACCCTTATTGTGTTTCTATGCTTTTGTATCTTGTTCTATCAAATGAGCAGTGGCGGCGGCTTTTTGTTTGGAGCGTTAGGTGCAGTAGGGCTTTCAATACAGCTACACTTTTCAAGCTATGTAACCGGCGTAGATACTGTATACCCGTTAATAGTGAGTAACGGTGCAGCTACGCTTTTATCAATTGTTATTGCGGTTCTCATGCATGGCATATTTCCGGATGTTGCACCGCGCATACCTCGTGTTCCACCGCCTAAGGCGAAAGAAAGTATTCGTCACGAAGTGCTGTTATGTGCAAGTGTGGCAACCTTATCGTTTGTGGTGTTTCAAGCGTTGGATCTGCAAGACTCGATATCAGCTCAGGCGTCATCGGTGCTTATTCTATTTTCGCTTTGCTGGAAAGCGGCAAGTCTCGCTGGGTGGCAACGGGCTATTGGTACACTCATTGGTTGTAATTTAGCACTGCTGGCGCAATTGTTTTTGTACAATCACAGTGATTTTTTACTTTTTCCGGTGCTTGTGTTGTGGATTTTAGCGTTCATTTTTAGCCGCTATCATATTTTAGGTGGCGGGATGCCGGGCATTGGGTTTGGTGTGCTAACCACGTTTGGTATTTTGTTTGGAAACTCGCTAACACCCAACCAAGATTTAGTTTACAGCGCGCTTTACCGTTTTAGCTCTGTGGCCGTAGCCATTGCCCTTAGTTTGAGTGCCGTTTACGTCATGCATCATATTTTAAATCGCTTTAGCGTTACCCGTCACCATACGTATGAATAG
- a CDS encoding RecQ family ATP-dependent DNA helicase has product MTTDYSSQLQNLFGFPSFRSGQQEVVDGLLNQRSSLAIFPTGSGKSLCYQFVATQLPHLTLVVSPLLALMKDQLAFLHSKGIAAASIDSTLTAEQNKQVMNDVRSGECKILMVSVERFKNERFRQFIESVAVSMLVIDEAHCISEWGHNFRPDYLKLPAYQQELNIPLVLLLTATATKKVKLDMARRFDIAPENIVQTGFYRPNLNLNVLPVVEANKNQALLDELKRQKGAGIVYVTLQQTAEQVARYLQQNGCAASAYHAGLDSDVRQNIQQDFMANKLQVVVATIAFGMGIDKSDIRFVVHYDLPKSIENYSQEIGRGGRDGQNANCTVLANLDGLVTIENFVYGDTPDKSAIERVIKDIASQAPEQGSGASSSTANSASDKGMYQWETQINSLSTLSNIRQLPLKTLLVQLELAKVIRPLYAYFAEFKYRFNTEKADILNLFGKERSDFLNAVFTHTDMKKVWGVVNFDSIFEHYGAERSRVVTALEYLHEHNHIELASRLITDVYEVNQQALLADDLSESLAESLARYFAENELKEVKRIAALVRFFELNSCLNYNLSAYFDDQQAPKECGHCSVCNGKVAKLDYSTPIPLPNKTQVAESMAALNAHLKGKFNETITESIYCRFLTAMTMPLFTRLKVRQVPGFGSCEFCRYGDVKAVVTEILDEGTRL; this is encoded by the coding sequence ATGACCACAGACTACTCTTCACAATTACAAAACCTGTTTGGATTTCCCTCGTTTCGCTCCGGCCAGCAAGAGGTTGTAGATGGTCTGTTAAATCAGCGCTCATCGCTTGCCATATTTCCTACCGGTTCTGGGAAGTCGTTGTGTTATCAGTTTGTGGCAACCCAACTGCCCCACTTAACCTTGGTGGTATCCCCGTTATTAGCCTTAATGAAAGATCAGCTCGCTTTTCTACATAGCAAAGGCATTGCTGCCGCGAGCATCGATTCAACACTAACTGCTGAGCAAAATAAGCAAGTCATGAACGATGTTCGCTCTGGTGAGTGTAAAATTTTAATGGTGTCGGTAGAACGTTTTAAGAACGAACGTTTCAGGCAGTTTATAGAGTCTGTTGCGGTTTCAATGTTGGTTATCGACGAAGCGCATTGTATCTCTGAGTGGGGGCACAACTTTCGCCCTGATTATTTGAAACTGCCAGCCTATCAACAAGAATTAAATATCCCTTTAGTGCTGCTGCTAACCGCAACGGCCACTAAAAAAGTGAAACTCGATATGGCACGCCGGTTTGATATTGCGCCCGAGAATATTGTCCAAACCGGTTTCTACCGCCCAAACCTTAATTTGAATGTGCTGCCGGTGGTAGAAGCAAATAAAAACCAAGCGCTATTAGATGAACTTAAGCGCCAGAAAGGCGCAGGCATTGTATATGTAACACTGCAACAAACCGCTGAACAAGTGGCCCGCTATTTACAACAAAACGGCTGTGCAGCAAGTGCATATCACGCGGGGCTAGACAGTGATGTGCGCCAGAACATTCAACAAGATTTCATGGCGAACAAGCTACAAGTGGTAGTGGCCACCATTGCGTTTGGCATGGGCATTGATAAATCTGACATTCGTTTTGTTGTGCATTACGATTTACCTAAGTCTATAGAGAACTACAGCCAAGAAATTGGCCGTGGTGGGCGCGACGGACAAAACGCGAATTGTACTGTATTGGCTAATCTTGATGGTCTGGTGACTATTGAAAATTTTGTTTATGGCGATACGCCAGACAAATCCGCTATTGAGCGGGTAATTAAGGACATTGCCAGTCAAGCGCCAGAGCAAGGCTCTGGCGCTTCAAGCAGTACTGCAAACAGTGCATCGGACAAAGGTATGTATCAATGGGAAACACAAATTAATAGCTTATCGACGTTAAGTAATATTCGTCAGCTACCCCTTAAAACGCTGTTAGTACAGTTGGAACTAGCCAAAGTTATCCGTCCGTTATACGCCTATTTTGCTGAATTCAAATACCGCTTTAATACCGAAAAAGCCGATATTCTCAACTTATTTGGTAAAGAACGAAGCGATTTCCTAAACGCCGTTTTCACCCATACCGATATGAAAAAAGTATGGGGCGTAGTGAATTTCGACAGTATTTTTGAGCATTACGGTGCCGAGCGTTCAAGAGTGGTGACGGCGTTAGAATATTTACACGAACATAATCATATCGAACTCGCCTCGCGTTTAATCACCGATGTGTACGAGGTGAATCAACAAGCACTGTTAGCAGATGATCTATCAGAAAGCTTGGCCGAAAGCCTAGCCCGGTATTTTGCTGAAAATGAGCTTAAAGAAGTAAAACGTATTGCTGCTCTGGTACGGTTCTTCGAGCTTAATAGCTGTTTAAACTATAACTTATCGGCCTATTTTGATGACCAACAGGCGCCAAAAGAATGCGGCCATTGCAGTGTGTGCAATGGTAAAGTGGCCAAACTAGACTACTCAACACCTATTCCCTTACCAAATAAAACCCAAGTAGCCGAGTCGATGGCAGCGCTTAATGCTCACCTTAAAGGTAAGTTTAACGAAACCATTACTGAATCTATCTATTGCCGTTTTTTAACCGCGATGACTATGCCTTTATTTACTCGTTTAAAAGTAAGGCAAGTTCCAGGGTTTGGAAGTTGTGAGTTTTGCAGGTATGGGGATGTGAAAGCCGTAGTTACTGAAATTTTAGATGAGGGCACAAGGCTTTAA
- a CDS encoding excinuclease ABC subunit UvrA, with protein MTIDNDNFLQIRGARVHNLKGVDVDIPRNKIVAFTGISGSGKSSLAFGTLYAEAQHRYLDSVSPYARRLIEQIETPDVDSIEGLPPAVGLHQNRGAPSIRSSVGSITTISNSLRMLYSRAGDYPAGQKIIYADGFSPNTVEGACGQCHGIGTVFDVTEDKLVPDPTLTIREGAIAAWPGAWQGKNLVRVLLSLDIDVDIPWQALPESTRDWILYTDDTPQVPVYRNYNLAQTQAAKEEGEPASYNGKFIGAKHYVLETFKTSQKEKIKQKVAQYLAVSTCPQCHGKKLKQASLSVTLCGLDITAFSRLSLSDVVEHLQTLLETAEAQNNERALVIRNIGKDIVARIKPIIALGLGYLSLERSTTTISAGELQRLRLATQIKSKLFGVVYIMDEPSSGLHPNDVNALLEAFDALVEAGNSVFLVEHNPRVIKHADWVVDIGPNAGTNGGELVFSGPVGTLQQASNSITSQYLFDNALALRHHNRKPTGWLSLKAITKNNLENMDCAFPLGTITTVTGVSGSGKSSLVSHALVTLVKASLDASKASDKNSTVKNAPTEKKTTDITEATLLESNDEQPVNGYIDNANKNDVEKIKRLVVVNQSPIGRTPRSNLATYTGLFDHVRKLFAATPLAKKRRYDAGRFSFNTTKGRCANCEGVGFVSVELLFMPSVYSPCPVCDTKRYNQDTLDVTWNELSIADVLSLSVAEAHNIFANEAPVFRALDALVKVGLGYLRLGQPATELSGGEAQRIKLATELKRAEKKHTLYVLDEPTTGLHPADIALLMKHLNTLVDEGSSVVMVEHNMQVASASDYLIDIGPGAGDAGGKIVASGTPKDVASCAESKTAPFITPV; from the coding sequence ATGACAATAGATAATGATAATTTTCTGCAGATACGCGGAGCACGGGTTCACAATTTGAAAGGCGTGGATGTTGATATCCCCCGAAATAAGATTGTGGCTTTTACGGGTATTTCTGGTTCGGGTAAGTCCTCACTTGCGTTTGGCACCCTATACGCTGAAGCGCAGCATCGTTATCTAGATTCGGTTTCACCTTATGCTAGAAGGTTAATCGAGCAAATTGAAACGCCCGATGTAGATAGTATTGAAGGCTTGCCACCCGCGGTTGGGTTACATCAGAACCGAGGCGCCCCCTCTATTCGTTCATCGGTAGGCAGTATCACCACTATTTCAAATAGCCTTCGTATGCTGTATTCCCGAGCAGGTGATTACCCTGCTGGTCAAAAGATTATTTATGCCGATGGGTTCTCGCCAAATACCGTTGAAGGTGCCTGCGGGCAATGCCATGGTATTGGTACTGTGTTCGATGTTACCGAAGATAAACTTGTTCCCGACCCCACCCTTACCATTCGTGAAGGCGCTATTGCCGCGTGGCCAGGAGCGTGGCAGGGTAAAAATCTAGTTAGGGTATTGCTGTCGTTAGACATTGATGTAGATATACCCTGGCAGGCGTTACCCGAATCTACCCGAGACTGGATTTTATACACAGACGATACCCCGCAAGTGCCTGTTTACAGAAACTACAATTTAGCGCAAACCCAAGCGGCGAAGGAAGAAGGCGAACCTGCCAGTTATAATGGTAAGTTTATTGGCGCTAAACATTATGTACTTGAAACCTTTAAAACCTCTCAAAAAGAAAAGATTAAGCAAAAAGTCGCCCAATATCTTGCCGTTTCAACCTGCCCACAATGTCATGGAAAGAAGCTAAAACAAGCTTCACTTTCGGTGACGCTTTGTGGCTTAGACATCACCGCCTTCTCTCGGCTTTCTTTAAGCGACGTGGTGGAACATTTACAAACACTTCTTGAAACCGCCGAAGCGCAAAATAACGAACGGGCGCTAGTTATCCGCAATATTGGCAAAGACATAGTAGCGCGTATTAAACCTATTATTGCCCTTGGGTTGGGGTATCTTTCTCTAGAGCGAAGCACCACGACTATTTCAGCAGGTGAACTACAACGGTTGCGGCTAGCCACCCAAATAAAATCAAAATTGTTTGGTGTGGTATATATCATGGATGAGCCTTCGTCTGGCCTTCATCCTAATGATGTAAATGCGTTACTAGAGGCATTTGATGCACTGGTAGAGGCGGGAAATAGCGTATTTCTGGTTGAACATAACCCGCGAGTCATTAAACACGCCGACTGGGTTGTTGATATAGGCCCCAATGCCGGCACAAATGGCGGGGAATTAGTTTTTAGTGGGCCAGTAGGTACGTTACAGCAAGCATCTAATTCAATAACCTCGCAGTATCTATTCGATAACGCACTAGCCCTTAGGCACCACAACCGCAAGCCCACTGGCTGGCTTTCATTAAAAGCCATTACCAAAAATAATCTTGAAAATATGGACTGCGCATTTCCTCTGGGGACTATTACCACAGTAACGGGCGTATCGGGGTCAGGTAAATCGAGCTTGGTCAGCCATGCATTGGTAACGCTGGTGAAAGCGTCACTTGATGCGAGTAAAGCATCAGATAAAAACTCAACGGTTAAAAACGCGCCCACTGAAAAAAAAACGACGGATATTACCGAAGCTACTTTGTTAGAAAGCAACGACGAGCAGCCCGTAAATGGCTATATTGATAATGCTAATAAAAATGATGTAGAAAAAATAAAACGTTTAGTAGTAGTAAACCAATCACCAATTGGCAGAACGCCCCGTTCGAATTTAGCGACTTACACAGGCCTATTCGACCATGTGCGCAAACTATTTGCCGCCACACCATTAGCAAAAAAACGACGTTACGATGCAGGTCGATTTTCGTTTAATACTACCAAAGGAAGGTGCGCCAACTGCGAGGGTGTAGGCTTTGTATCGGTGGAGTTACTATTTATGCCATCAGTGTATTCCCCCTGCCCCGTGTGCGACACAAAACGCTACAATCAAGACACCTTAGACGTTACTTGGAACGAATTATCGATAGCCGATGTACTGTCGCTAAGTGTGGCCGAGGCACATAACATATTCGCCAATGAAGCTCCTGTTTTTCGTGCACTAGATGCGCTGGTAAAAGTCGGCTTAGGCTATTTGCGATTAGGCCAACCCGCCACCGAACTTTCAGGAGGAGAAGCGCAGCGAATAAAGCTAGCTACCGAGCTAAAACGCGCCGAAAAGAAACACACGCTCTATGTACTAGACGAACCCACAACTGGGCTTCACCCCGCTGATATCGCACTACTCATGAAGCATCTAAATACGTTAGTGGATGAAGGCAGCAGCGTGGTAATGGTAGAGCACAATATGCAGGTTGCTTCGGCCAGTGATTACTTAATAGATATCGGCCCTGGTGCCGGTGATGCAGGTGGAAAAATAGTCGCTAGCGGTACACCAAAAGATGTTGCTAGTTGTGCAGAAAGTAAAACAGCCCCGTTTATCACCCCAGTTTAG
- a CDS encoding MarR family transcriptional regulator: MSAQKPFHETLDFTLIGNMGRVHRLCREAVTLTVEPLGLTQSRWLALMHINLIGEGVTQLALAQSLGIEMPSLTRTLKQLEEQSLISRQVDDNDKRSKKLYFTKEGRVVLNSLNEKIADVKQQFYAGLTHEQLDAMARALLQIEQNASACISQQEKRAKSNTEEDE, from the coding sequence ATGTCTGCACAAAAGCCGTTTCACGAAACGTTAGATTTTACGCTTATTGGAAATATGGGCCGAGTACACCGGTTGTGCAGAGAGGCCGTTACTTTGACTGTTGAGCCCTTGGGGTTAACGCAATCAAGGTGGCTTGCGTTAATGCACATCAATTTAATTGGAGAAGGGGTTACCCAATTAGCGCTAGCGCAAAGCTTGGGCATAGAAATGCCTTCGCTAACCCGCACATTAAAGCAGCTTGAAGAGCAGTCGCTGATTAGCCGCCAAGTTGACGACAACGATAAGCGCAGTAAAAAATTATATTTCACCAAGGAAGGCCGTGTTGTTTTGAATTCGCTAAATGAAAAAATAGCGGATGTAAAACAGCAGTTTTATGCGGGACTCACCCATGAACAGCTCGATGCAATGGCGCGCGCGTTGTTGCAAATAGAGCAAAATGCCTCAGCCTGCATTTCTCAACAGGAGAAACGAGCTAAAAGTAACACAGAGGAAGATGAATAA
- a CDS encoding YihY/virulence factor BrkB family protein: MSTTQSTQAESALGLTLKNWWSIVKRTFTNIQSHNIPLIAAGVAFYCLLAIFPLLGATISLYGLMVSPEELQNHMALLVNVVPSDSSYIIEEQLKNLTQKSNSALGWGFFLTLFLSLWSSSKGANALITACNITYIEDNGRGFFKGLLARITGTISMIATVIVALVCITVLPEMISWVSGGLISFKQASWITWPVLLLLFNIGLSALYRYAPHRRSAQWRWVTPGSLFATLLWIAASYGFSIYLNEFASYNKTYGSVGGIIILLMWLYLSAYIILIGAEVNSSIELQTSADSTVGEDKPMGERDAVVADNTPEDLRGS, encoded by the coding sequence ATGAGCACAACGCAATCTACTCAGGCAGAGTCTGCTTTGGGATTAACGCTAAAAAACTGGTGGAGTATTGTTAAACGAACCTTTACCAATATCCAAAGCCATAACATTCCACTTATTGCCGCAGGCGTTGCGTTCTACTGCTTGCTGGCAATATTCCCACTTCTTGGTGCAACCATTTCTTTATATGGCTTAATGGTGTCGCCGGAAGAATTACAAAACCACATGGCCTTATTGGTTAACGTAGTACCTAGCGATAGTAGCTATATTATTGAAGAACAGCTTAAAAATCTTACCCAAAAATCGAATTCAGCACTGGGTTGGGGCTTCTTTCTTACGCTCTTTTTATCATTGTGGAGTAGTAGCAAAGGTGCCAACGCACTTATTACTGCATGTAACATTACCTACATCGAAGATAATGGCAGAGGCTTTTTTAAAGGCTTGCTTGCCCGCATAACCGGCACCATCAGTATGATAGCTACCGTTATTGTTGCGCTAGTTTGCATTACGGTACTGCCGGAAATGATAAGTTGGGTGTCTGGCGGCTTAATAAGCTTTAAGCAAGCTTCATGGATAACCTGGCCTGTGTTGCTATTGCTCTTTAACATCGGACTATCGGCACTATACCGTTACGCACCGCATAGGCGTTCAGCGCAGTGGCGATGGGTTACACCAGGATCTTTATTCGCTACCTTATTGTGGATTGCCGCATCTTATGGGTTTTCTATTTATTTGAATGAATTCGCCAGCTACAACAAAACCTACGGTTCGGTAGGTGGCATTATTATTCTACTTATGTGGCTGTACTTAAGCGCCTATATCATACTTATTGGCGCGGAAGTAAACTCGTCCATTGAGCTTCAAACCTCGGCAGACAGCACCGTAGGCGAAGACAAACCTATGGGTGAACGAGATGCCGTGGTGGCAGATAACACGCCGGAGGATTTGAGGGGAAGTTGA